Proteins encoded within one genomic window of Marinobacter halotolerans:
- the purC gene encoding phosphoribosylaminoimidazolesuccinocarboxamide synthase, with translation MEKREELYAGKAKSVYRTDDPERFVMVFRDDTSAFDGEKKEQLNRKGMVNNRFNAFIMEKLEAAGIPTHFEGLLSETESLVKKLDMIPVECVVRNISAGSLCRRLGVEEGKTLLPPTYELFLKNDAMHDPMVNESLAVSFGWAEEAELARMKELTYQVNDVLKALFEEAGMLLVDYKLEFGRAGDQIVLGDEFSPDGCRIWDKETRKKMDKDRFRQGLGDVIETYEEVGRRLGIQFG, from the coding sequence ATGGAAAAACGTGAAGAGCTATACGCGGGCAAAGCAAAATCGGTGTATCGCACCGATGATCCGGAACGGTTCGTGATGGTCTTCCGAGACGACACCTCTGCCTTTGACGGTGAAAAGAAAGAACAGCTCAACCGTAAAGGCATGGTTAACAACCGTTTCAACGCCTTCATCATGGAAAAGCTCGAGGCGGCGGGTATCCCCACGCATTTTGAAGGCCTGTTGTCAGAGACCGAATCACTGGTCAAAAAGCTCGATATGATTCCGGTGGAGTGCGTCGTTCGAAATATTTCCGCCGGCAGTCTCTGCCGTCGACTGGGGGTGGAAGAGGGCAAAACCCTGCTCCCGCCCACTTACGAACTGTTTCTGAAAAACGACGCCATGCATGATCCAATGGTGAACGAGAGCCTTGCGGTCAGTTTCGGCTGGGCCGAGGAAGCCGAACTGGCGCGGATGAAGGAACTGACCTATCAGGTCAATGATGTCCTCAAGGCGCTGTTCGAGGAAGCCGGCATGCTGCTGGTGGACTACAAGCTCGAGTTCGGCCGTGCCGGCGACCAGATCGTCCTGGGTGACGAATTCAGCCCTGACGGCTGCCGCATCTGGGATAAGGAAACCCGCAAAAAGATGGACAAGGACCGTTTCCGTCAGGGGCTTGGCGATGTGATTGAAACCTATGAAGAAGTGGGTCGCCGTCTTGGAATCCAGTTCGGCTGA
- the dapA gene encoding 4-hydroxy-tetrahydrodipicolinate synthase, whose translation MITGSLVALVTPMHEDGSVHWEHLDQLIDFHLNNGTHGIVAVGTTGESATLDPDEHMSVIGHIIKRVNGRIPVIAGTGGNSTREAIELTERAHKLGADACLLVVPYYNKPTQEGLYRHFKTIAEAVPGVNQILYNVPGRTACDMLNETVERLADIPNIIGIKDATGNIPRGAELVEAVKGRLVVYSGDDATAAGLMLAGAKGNVSVTANVAPKGMAALCEAAIAGNEEETDRLNELLMPLNRKLFLEANPIPVKWALHRMGMIGEGIRLPLTPLSERFHGEVEDALKASGVL comes from the coding sequence ATGATTACGGGTAGCCTTGTCGCTCTGGTCACGCCCATGCACGAAGATGGAAGCGTTCACTGGGAGCATCTCGACCAGTTGATCGACTTTCACCTGAACAACGGGACTCATGGCATTGTCGCTGTCGGTACAACCGGCGAGTCTGCCACTCTGGATCCGGACGAACATATGAGTGTGATCGGCCACATCATCAAACGGGTGAATGGTCGTATCCCGGTGATTGCCGGCACCGGCGGCAACAGCACCCGTGAGGCCATCGAGCTGACCGAAAGGGCCCACAAGCTCGGCGCCGACGCCTGCCTGCTTGTTGTGCCTTACTACAACAAGCCTACCCAGGAAGGCCTTTACCGCCACTTCAAGACCATTGCGGAAGCCGTCCCGGGCGTCAACCAGATCCTGTACAACGTACCTGGCAGAACTGCCTGTGACATGCTTAATGAAACGGTTGAGCGCCTGGCGGACATTCCCAATATCATCGGTATCAAGGACGCCACCGGTAATATTCCCCGCGGTGCGGAACTGGTCGAGGCCGTAAAAGGCCGCCTGGTTGTCTACAGCGGCGACGACGCCACCGCAGCCGGCCTGATGCTCGCTGGTGCCAAAGGCAATGTGTCGGTCACGGCCAACGTTGCCCCGAAGGGCATGGCGGCGCTTTGCGAAGCTGCGATTGCCGGCAACGAGGAAGAGACCGATCGCCTCAACGAATTGCTGATGCCCCTCAACCGCAAGCTCTTTCTTGAGGCCAATCCGATCCCCGTCAAATGGGCATTGCACCGTATGGGCATGATCGGGGAAGGCATCCGCCTGCCACTGACGCCGCTGAGTGAAAGATTTCACGGCGAGGTGGAAGACGCGCTTAAAGCTTCGGGCGTGCTCTGA
- a CDS encoding TIGR04219 family outer membrane beta-barrel protein: MRKLATIAGSALLVTSSFAAADVLGVGASVSYWDSDLSGEAGKNSSVVDLENDLNLSSDSSANLEAYFEHPVPILPNVRLNYTRIQQSGSGELSTGYDVISGGAPVDSDLDLSQFDATLYYELLDNWVNLDAGLTVRSLDGELIVREQTTNGQVSRTEIKGAIPMGYLSARFDLPFTGVSVGAQGNIISYDGDSVSDFNAYGQYEVSVLSLRAGYRQMNIDFEDSNDRLDVEVGGPFISAGLTF, encoded by the coding sequence ATGCGTAAACTAGCAACAATCGCAGGCAGCGCCCTGCTGGTGACCAGCTCTTTTGCCGCGGCAGACGTTCTGGGCGTTGGCGCCAGCGTTAGCTACTGGGATTCTGATCTTTCCGGTGAGGCCGGCAAGAACTCCAGTGTAGTCGACCTGGAAAATGACCTGAATCTCAGTAGTGACAGCAGCGCCAACCTGGAAGCCTATTTTGAGCACCCGGTTCCGATTCTGCCGAATGTTCGCCTGAACTACACTCGGATTCAGCAGAGCGGTAGCGGCGAGCTTTCCACGGGTTACGATGTCATCAGCGGTGGCGCGCCCGTGGATTCCGACCTGGACCTGAGTCAGTTCGATGCGACGCTTTACTACGAGCTGCTGGATAACTGGGTCAATCTGGATGCAGGTCTGACCGTGCGCAGCCTTGATGGCGAACTGATCGTCCGGGAGCAAACCACCAACGGACAGGTCAGCCGTACCGAGATCAAAGGCGCCATACCCATGGGCTACCTTTCAGCCCGGTTTGACCTGCCGTTTACCGGCGTGTCGGTAGGTGCCCAGGGCAACATCATCAGCTATGACGGCGATTCGGTCTCTGACTTCAACGCCTATGGCCAGTATGAGGTCTCTGTACTGAGTCTTCGCGCCGGCTATCGCCAGATGAACATTGATTTCGAAGACAGCAACGATCGACTGGACGTAGAAGTAGGCGGGCCCTTCATCAGCGCGGGCCTGACTTTCTGA
- a CDS encoding aldo/keto reductase — protein MDTRTFGSTDIQVTPVGLGTWAIGGWMWGGTDETQSIDTIHAAIDKGIGLIDTAPVYGFGRSEEIVGKALQGGRRDKVALATKVALNWNDDHNKVWRDATASRIEREIDDSLKRLQTDHIDIYQVHWPDPMTPMEETARALEKLYKAGKIRAIGVSNFSPDQMAEFSKHAPLHSLQPPYNLFEREIEQDVLPHCREQGIATITYGGLCRGLLTGKMREDTEFTGDDLRKNDPKFQGERYGQYLKAVAELDAFARERYQKNVLALALRWLVDQPGVTTALWGARRPEQLDPVSEIEGWSLDQDAMAAIDGILERCIKDPVGPEFMAPPARK, from the coding sequence ATGGATACCCGAACGTTCGGAAGTACAGATATTCAGGTGACACCGGTGGGCCTTGGCACCTGGGCCATTGGTGGCTGGATGTGGGGCGGCACGGATGAAACCCAGTCCATTGACACCATTCACGCCGCGATCGATAAAGGCATCGGCCTGATTGATACCGCACCGGTCTACGGATTCGGCCGCTCCGAGGAAATTGTGGGTAAGGCTCTGCAGGGCGGCCGTCGCGACAAGGTTGCACTGGCCACCAAGGTTGCCCTCAACTGGAACGACGACCACAACAAGGTCTGGCGCGACGCCACGGCCAGCCGTATAGAGCGGGAAATCGATGACTCGCTGAAACGCCTGCAGACAGACCACATCGACATCTACCAGGTTCACTGGCCAGACCCCATGACCCCCATGGAGGAAACCGCCCGGGCTTTGGAGAAGCTCTACAAGGCCGGAAAAATCCGCGCCATAGGCGTAAGCAACTTCAGCCCCGATCAGATGGCGGAGTTCAGCAAACACGCGCCCCTGCACAGCCTGCAGCCGCCCTATAACCTGTTTGAACGCGAGATCGAGCAGGACGTGCTTCCACACTGCCGGGAGCAGGGGATTGCCACCATTACCTACGGCGGCCTCTGCCGTGGCCTGCTGACCGGCAAGATGCGGGAAGACACCGAGTTCACCGGTGACGACCTGCGCAAGAACGACCCGAAATTCCAGGGTGAACGCTATGGCCAGTACCTGAAGGCGGTGGCAGAACTGGACGCCTTCGCCCGCGAGCGTTACCAGAAAAACGTGCTGGCACTGGCGCTTCGCTGGCTGGTCGATCAGCCGGGTGTGACCACGGCACTGTGGGGTGCAAGACGCCCGGAGCAGCTTGATCCGGTCAGCGAGATCGAAGGCTGGTCTCTGGATCAGGACGCGATGGCTGCTATCGACGGAATTCTGGAGCGCTGCATCAAAGATCCGGTAGGGCCGGAGTTCATGGCGCCGCCAGCTCGGAAGTAG
- a CDS encoding DMT family transporter — protein MVLPNARKSDLLMVCVTLMAAISWMFSKEAVQLMPPLMFMAMRFFLAGSILAAFAFPALRALTLDQFRRAAGVGMVFGIAMSCWVMGLFHASHVGEGAFLVSLGVVIVPVMARVIFREPQPVSTWIAIPVAVAGLAMLSLRNGFRPEVGQLFFVVAAFIFALYFNLNTRAANQRTSTDRSGRSIEKARVPALPLTAIALLTVGAVTFVESLILEPWAPTLSDFPPILAVWIGASAIIGTAGRFLTQTYAQSLSANSHGVVFLVLEPVWVALFAAGWFGETMSGMQLAGCALIFAALLINRWTTLRKAIRDRTRNRKSA, from the coding sequence ATGGTTTTGCCCAACGCAAGAAAGTCAGACCTGCTGATGGTCTGTGTCACCCTCATGGCCGCTATCAGCTGGATGTTCTCGAAAGAAGCCGTACAACTGATGCCGCCGCTGATGTTCATGGCCATGCGCTTTTTCCTGGCGGGCAGCATTCTGGCAGCGTTTGCGTTTCCGGCGTTACGGGCCCTGACCCTGGACCAGTTCCGCCGCGCCGCCGGTGTCGGTATGGTTTTCGGCATTGCCATGAGCTGCTGGGTGATGGGGCTATTCCATGCCAGCCATGTGGGCGAAGGGGCGTTTCTGGTGAGCCTGGGCGTGGTGATTGTGCCAGTTATGGCGCGGGTGATCTTCCGCGAACCCCAGCCCGTCAGCACCTGGATTGCCATTCCGGTGGCGGTGGCCGGGCTGGCCATGCTTTCCCTTCGCAACGGCTTTCGCCCGGAGGTAGGCCAGTTGTTCTTCGTGGTGGCGGCGTTTATTTTTGCACTTTATTTCAACCTGAACACCCGGGCGGCAAACCAGCGCACCAGCACCGATCGAAGCGGCCGATCCATTGAAAAGGCCCGCGTGCCCGCCCTGCCCCTGACGGCCATCGCACTGCTTACGGTCGGCGCCGTGACCTTCGTTGAATCCCTGATACTGGAACCCTGGGCACCTACCCTGTCTGACTTTCCGCCCATACTGGCGGTTTGGATCGGCGCCAGCGCCATTATCGGCACCGCCGGGCGCTTTCTGACCCAGACCTACGCCCAGAGCCTGTCTGCCAATAGCCACGGCGTTGTGTTTCTGGTGCTGGAGCCGGTCTGGGTGGCATTGTTTGCGGCGGGCTGGTTTGGTGAAACCATGTCCGGCATGCAACTGGCCGGATGCGCACTGATTTTCGCGGCTCTGCTGATCAACCGCTGGACCACGCTGCGCAAAGCCATCAGGGACCGGACCAGAAACCGTAAAAGTGCCTGA
- a CDS encoding GspE/PulE family protein, with protein sequence MSGKSRAEQRFERHLRDHLLVEYRQLMDEDQESEETLEAHALLTDAVNARATDLHLDPFPDQYRVRLRIDGMMVDAMEVSYDQGRRLVNQFKAMATLDPIPSVRCNEGSFVYSLDETDLDLRVTAIPCVSGDKLAIRVLSPPEAVQDIQELGIPSEGVEWIRRWMDATGGMFLVAGPTGSGKTTTLYALLHELKLSDSHVITLEDPVEYEIPGINQIQVDPMHDLTFANGTQAMLRLDPDYVLIGEIRDVPSAQAGISVATSGRSLMGTLHSRDAVGTITALRNLGLDDYEIAANLGLVAAQRLVRKLCPECRTKGKPDNIEKQWLRQCGREVPDETWIPVGCPACNNLGFRGRIGVFEVWQLTEDDYARILRHEDELSLRHSLIERGQPLMLDDGLAKVEEGFTTLRELLRTGVLLSHHSPSELDTQEK encoded by the coding sequence ATGAGCGGTAAAAGCCGGGCAGAGCAAAGGTTTGAGCGACATTTAAGGGACCATCTTCTTGTTGAATACCGTCAGTTGATGGACGAGGATCAGGAAAGCGAGGAAACGCTCGAAGCTCACGCTCTGCTGACCGACGCCGTCAACGCCCGCGCCACCGACCTTCACCTGGATCCTTTCCCCGATCAGTATCGGGTCCGGCTGCGGATCGACGGCATGATGGTCGACGCCATGGAAGTCTCCTACGACCAGGGCCGTCGCCTGGTAAACCAGTTCAAGGCTATGGCCACCCTCGACCCTATCCCATCCGTCCGCTGCAACGAAGGCAGCTTTGTCTATAGTCTCGACGAGACCGATCTGGATTTACGGGTCACCGCTATCCCCTGTGTTTCCGGCGACAAACTCGCCATCCGGGTGTTGTCACCGCCGGAAGCTGTCCAGGACATTCAGGAACTGGGCATTCCCTCCGAAGGCGTTGAATGGATCAGACGCTGGATGGACGCCACCGGCGGCATGTTTCTGGTGGCCGGCCCCACCGGCAGCGGCAAGACCACCACGCTCTATGCCCTTCTGCACGAGCTGAAGCTCAGCGACAGCCATGTGATCACTCTGGAGGATCCGGTCGAGTACGAGATACCGGGCATCAACCAGATTCAGGTGGACCCCATGCATGACCTGACCTTCGCCAATGGCACCCAGGCCATGCTGCGCCTGGATCCGGACTATGTGCTGATCGGCGAAATCCGTGATGTGCCCTCTGCCCAGGCGGGTATCAGCGTGGCCACCAGCGGCCGCTCATTGATGGGAACACTGCACAGCCGCGATGCGGTTGGCACCATTACTGCCCTTCGCAATCTAGGTCTTGACGATTACGAGATCGCTGCCAACCTTGGTCTGGTGGCCGCCCAGCGTCTGGTGCGCAAGCTTTGTCCCGAGTGCCGTACCAAAGGCAAACCGGACAACATTGAAAAGCAGTGGCTCAGGCAATGCGGCCGCGAGGTCCCTGACGAAACCTGGATACCGGTCGGTTGCCCGGCCTGCAATAACCTTGGCTTCCGTGGCCGGATTGGCGTGTTCGAGGTGTGGCAACTGACCGAAGATGACTACGCCCGTATTCTGCGCCATGAGGACGAGCTCAGCCTCCGGCACAGCCTGATTGAAAGAGGCCAGCCGCTTATGCTCGACGATGGCCTGGCGAAAGTTGAAGAGGGCTTTACCACGCTGCGTGAGCTGCTGCGAACCGGGGTTCTTTTGTCCCACCATTCTCCTTCAGAGCTCGACACGCAGGAAAAATAG
- a CDS encoding NAD-dependent epimerase, which translates to MKILVTGTAGFIGSHLAHRLLDRGDEIIGVDNVNDYYDVSLKEARLSRLTCKQGFTEVRKDVADRQAMAALFEEHKPERVVHLAAQAGVRYSLENPHAYIDANLVGFTNILEGCRHNGVKHLVYASSSSVYGANEAMPFSVHDNVDHPLSLYAASKKANELMAHTYSHLYNMPTTGLRFFTVYGPWGRPDMALFIFTKKILAGEPIDVFNHGHHRRDFTYIDDIVEGVIRTLDNVATPNPAWSGAKPDPGTSMAPYRLYNIGSNNPVELSRFIEIIEERVGRKAEKNLLPLQPGDVPATYANVDDLIEDVGYKPSTTVEEGIANFVDWYREFYQV; encoded by the coding sequence GTGAAAATTCTGGTTACGGGCACCGCGGGGTTTATTGGCTCCCATCTTGCGCATCGGCTTCTGGACCGGGGCGACGAGATTATCGGCGTAGACAACGTCAATGACTATTACGACGTCAGCCTGAAAGAGGCCCGCCTGAGCCGGCTGACCTGTAAGCAGGGTTTCACCGAGGTCCGCAAGGACGTGGCAGATCGTCAGGCCATGGCGGCACTGTTCGAGGAGCATAAGCCCGAAAGGGTCGTACACCTGGCCGCCCAGGCCGGTGTGCGTTACTCCCTTGAAAATCCCCATGCCTACATCGACGCCAACCTAGTGGGCTTTACCAACATTCTGGAAGGGTGCCGCCACAACGGCGTAAAGCATCTGGTGTACGCGTCCAGCAGCTCCGTCTACGGCGCCAACGAGGCCATGCCTTTCTCGGTTCACGATAATGTGGACCACCCGCTCAGTCTCTACGCCGCCTCAAAGAAAGCCAATGAGCTAATGGCTCACACCTACAGCCATCTTTACAACATGCCCACCACCGGCCTCCGCTTCTTTACGGTTTATGGCCCCTGGGGCCGCCCGGATATGGCGCTGTTTATCTTCACCAAGAAGATCCTGGCCGGTGAGCCCATCGACGTGTTCAACCATGGCCATCACAGGCGCGACTTCACCTACATTGATGACATTGTGGAAGGCGTGATCCGCACCCTGGACAACGTCGCCACACCGAATCCCGCATGGAGCGGCGCAAAACCTGACCCTGGCACCAGCATGGCGCCTTACCGTCTCTACAACATCGGTAGCAATAATCCGGTAGAACTGTCACGCTTTATCGAGATCATCGAAGAACGTGTGGGAAGAAAAGCCGAAAAGAATCTGCTTCCGCTGCAACCGGGAGACGTTCCGGCAACCTACGCCAATGTGGACGACCTGATCGAAGACGTGGGATACAAGCCCTCTACAACGGTCGAAGAGGGGATCGCCAACTTCGTGGACTGGTATCGGGAGTTCTATCAGGTCTGA
- the bamC gene encoding outer membrane protein assembly factor BamC translates to MAFMFRINIPTFSEYSVKKIGPLAGLMFVLAASGCSFIEDRTERYVDAPEGTPLKLPESADESRFSQMMPVREISAPDAGRMYVGELPEPPDMTSEILQENYVIEVVDDEIWLLVNDVPGRLWPAVSTWMAQQGLGIAYQNPQLGLLQSELVNYSKRARELLGLPDKPAGEEQLLAVQAKVAPGVRRKTTEIQVRTFNAQSNDVSQLVAWNDSASRSETELETSRRLLTDLSEFLKAREDSKSYSRAALNMPAEPLVRLVSEDEVAKQIVMDLDYGRSWGEVRRALDEAGIPVVDLNREEGYFFVDARPDSARDSGWFPWSSDPSDPVRTHDLILEAGEENLIVTARRAPEYTGDIRPEALLSRLFEYLY, encoded by the coding sequence ATGGCGTTCATGTTCAGGATTAATATCCCGACATTTAGTGAGTATTCTGTTAAGAAAATCGGGCCCCTTGCGGGCCTGATGTTTGTATTGGCGGCCTCCGGCTGCAGTTTTATCGAGGATCGTACCGAACGCTATGTCGATGCGCCGGAGGGTACACCACTGAAGCTCCCGGAATCCGCCGACGAAAGCCGTTTCAGCCAGATGATGCCGGTTCGGGAAATTTCGGCGCCGGATGCCGGTCGGATGTACGTCGGCGAATTGCCGGAACCGCCGGATATGACTTCCGAAATTCTCCAGGAAAACTACGTCATTGAAGTGGTTGATGACGAAATCTGGCTTCTGGTAAACGATGTGCCCGGTCGTTTGTGGCCTGCGGTCAGTACCTGGATGGCCCAGCAGGGGCTGGGCATTGCCTACCAGAACCCCCAGCTTGGTCTGCTTCAGAGCGAACTGGTCAATTACAGTAAGCGTGCCCGGGAGTTGCTGGGGCTTCCCGACAAGCCCGCTGGTGAAGAACAGTTGCTTGCAGTGCAAGCGAAGGTCGCCCCCGGTGTTCGCAGAAAAACCACTGAAATTCAGGTGCGCACTTTCAACGCACAAAGCAACGATGTCAGCCAGCTCGTGGCCTGGAATGACAGTGCCAGCCGTTCCGAAACCGAGCTGGAGACCAGCCGCAGGTTGCTGACCGACCTGAGCGAATTCCTCAAAGCCCGGGAAGACAGCAAATCATACTCCCGTGCGGCGTTGAATATGCCCGCCGAGCCTCTGGTCAGGCTGGTGTCCGAGGACGAAGTGGCCAAGCAGATTGTGATGGATCTGGATTATGGTCGCTCCTGGGGCGAGGTTCGCCGTGCCCTGGACGAAGCGGGAATACCCGTGGTCGATCTGAACCGGGAAGAAGGCTATTTCTTCGTGGATGCCCGGCCGGATTCCGCCAGGGATTCTGGCTGGTTCCCCTGGTCGAGCGACCCCTCCGACCCGGTTCGCACCCATGACCTGATTCTGGAAGCAGGGGAAGAGAACCTGATCGTGACCGCCAGAAGAGCGCCCGAATATACCGGTGATATCCGCCCCGAGGCTTTACTGTCCAGGCTTTTCGAATATCTTTATTAA
- a CDS encoding AI-2E family transporter: MIKILRGLAHKYFSDEEAVILFLILVLGTVFIILFGAMLAPAIAAVIVAFILQGLVTKLNRVGVPEVVSIIGVFLVFLGLLIGFLFGLLPLIWGQVTSLAGEAPRIFRELQTYLELLPQQYPTLISMEGINTIYNQVTTEAGRITQWLVSFSLESIPDVVALLIYMVLLPILVFFFLKDRKVLLGSIARLLPPQRPMMVKIWNEVNLQCANYVRGKAVEILIVGGVTYVAFKFLGVPYAALLSLMVGLSVVIPYIGAAVVTIPVAMIALFAFGWGSQFIWVMVIYGIIQALDGNVLVPLLFSEVNNLHPVAIIIAVLFFGGIWGLWGVFFAIPLATMLKAVFAAWPVNGHQTTGPTEQA; encoded by the coding sequence ATGATCAAAATATTACGTGGTCTTGCCCACAAATACTTTTCAGATGAAGAAGCCGTCATACTTTTCCTCATTCTGGTGCTGGGCACGGTATTCATCATCCTGTTCGGCGCCATGCTGGCGCCTGCCATCGCGGCGGTGATTGTCGCCTTTATTCTGCAGGGCCTGGTTACCAAGCTGAATCGTGTTGGCGTGCCTGAGGTCGTTTCGATCATCGGCGTATTTCTGGTGTTTCTCGGGCTCCTGATAGGCTTCCTGTTTGGCCTTTTGCCTCTGATCTGGGGTCAGGTTACCTCCCTCGCCGGCGAAGCGCCGCGGATATTCCGCGAGCTGCAGACCTACCTGGAACTGCTGCCCCAACAGTATCCGACGCTGATCTCCATGGAAGGTATCAACACAATCTACAATCAGGTCACCACAGAGGCCGGCCGGATTACCCAGTGGCTGGTTTCGTTCTCCCTCGAGAGTATTCCCGATGTGGTTGCCCTGCTTATCTATATGGTGCTCTTGCCCATCCTGGTCTTTTTCTTCCTGAAGGATCGCAAGGTACTGCTGGGCTCCATTGCCCGGTTGCTGCCGCCCCAGCGCCCCATGATGGTCAAGATCTGGAATGAGGTAAATCTTCAGTGTGCCAATTATGTCCGGGGCAAAGCGGTTGAAATCCTGATCGTTGGCGGTGTCACCTACGTTGCCTTCAAGTTCCTGGGTGTGCCCTACGCTGCGTTGCTTTCTCTTATGGTGGGGCTGAGCGTGGTCATTCCCTATATCGGGGCGGCGGTGGTCACCATTCCCGTTGCCATGATCGCATTGTTCGCGTTTGGCTGGGGCAGCCAGTTCATCTGGGTCATGGTGATCTACGGTATTATCCAGGCGCTGGACGGTAACGTGCTGGTGCCATTGTTGTTCTCGGAAGTAAACAACCTGCACCCGGTGGCCATTATCATTGCGGTGTTGTTCTTCGGAGGCATCTGGGGTCTGTGGGGTGTATTCTTTGCGATCCCGCTTGCTACCATGCTCAAAGCGGTGTTTGCCGCGTGGCCGGTAAACGGTCATCAAACAACGGGGCCAACTGAACAGGCCTGA
- a CDS encoding YceI family protein has product MGLLGLLLTLGASQATAELRTFVVDDEHFSMMFEIQHIGYAPVMGMFEEVEGQFQYNEETNELDSGQLTFKSKSVYTNHKKRDDHLRGDDFLNSDEFPEITFKVTDFKPTGEKTGVVTGDLTMLGQTHPVDVNVTLNKAAEYPITHEKYTLGMTAEATLKRSQWGMTYAVENGLVGDTVNMRFGFEANLKSDGWLN; this is encoded by the coding sequence ATGGGCCTGCTTGGCCTTTTGCTGACGCTGGGGGCTTCCCAGGCGACTGCTGAACTGCGCACCTTTGTGGTGGACGACGAACACTTCTCCATGATGTTTGAAATTCAGCATATCGGGTATGCCCCGGTGATGGGCATGTTCGAGGAAGTGGAAGGCCAGTTCCAGTACAACGAGGAAACCAACGAGCTGGACTCCGGCCAGCTCACCTTCAAGAGCAAGAGCGTCTACACCAACCATAAAAAACGGGACGACCACCTGCGCGGTGACGACTTCCTGAACAGCGACGAGTTTCCGGAAATTACCTTCAAGGTGACCGATTTCAAACCCACCGGCGAGAAAACCGGCGTCGTGACCGGCGACCTGACCATGCTTGGCCAGACCCACCCGGTCGATGTAAACGTGACCCTGAACAAAGCGGCCGAGTACCCCATTACCCATGAAAAATACACTCTGGGTATGACCGCGGAAGCGACCCTGAAGCGCAGCCAATGGGGCATGACCTATGCGGTGGAGAACGGCCTGGTGGGAGACACCGTCAATATGCGATTCGGCTTCGAGGCCAATCTGAAATCCGACGGCTGGCTGAACTGA
- a CDS encoding CDP-alcohol phosphatidyltransferase family protein → MDSRSPTFYLPLAADLVLAALLMLAVAVALGALFDPGSVFYLVLALFGCVGGGLIVCFWPRRRDFGWANRVTLARGVLVLALVSLAPFLGQLPSGAAGNYLWLYVSLSIIALLLDGVDGWTARATGTQTAFGARFDMELDALFILGLCVAILALDKAGAWVLALGLMRYGFVVAGLIWPFINRPLPDSFRRKTVCVWQLVTLMVALVPVTPDALAYWSLMLALALLCYSFGTDLRWLYQTFANSGERHETDS, encoded by the coding sequence ATGGATTCCCGTTCCCCGACATTCTATCTGCCTCTTGCCGCAGACCTTGTGCTGGCCGCGCTGCTGATGCTGGCGGTGGCTGTGGCACTGGGCGCGCTGTTTGATCCAGGGTCCGTTTTCTACCTGGTGCTGGCCCTGTTCGGGTGTGTGGGCGGCGGTCTGATCGTCTGTTTCTGGCCCCGGCGCCGGGATTTCGGCTGGGCCAATCGCGTCACCCTGGCCAGAGGTGTGCTGGTACTGGCCCTGGTCAGCCTGGCGCCGTTTCTGGGCCAACTGCCATCCGGCGCCGCCGGGAACTACCTCTGGCTGTATGTGTCACTGAGTATAATCGCTCTGTTGCTTGACGGCGTTGACGGCTGGACTGCAAGGGCCACCGGCACCCAGACGGCATTCGGCGCCAGGTTTGATATGGAGCTTGATGCGCTGTTTATTCTCGGGCTTTGCGTTGCCATCCTGGCCCTCGATAAAGCGGGCGCGTGGGTGCTAGCGCTGGGGCTGATGCGCTACGGTTTTGTAGTGGCAGGGCTTATCTGGCCGTTCATTAACCGGCCATTGCCCGACAGCTTTCGCCGTAAAACCGTGTGTGTCTGGCAACTGGTTACCCTGATGGTGGCCCTGGTACCCGTAACACCGGACGCCTTGGCCTACTGGTCGCTGATGTTAGCACTGGCACTTCTGTGCTATTCCTTCGGTACAGACCTTCGCTGGCTGTACCAAACGTTTGCCAATTCGGGAGAACGCCATGAAACAGATTCTTGA